One Keratinibaculum paraultunense genomic window carries:
- a CDS encoding ABC transporter ATP-binding protein yields MDKAIVIENLSKKYKNNRGIQDINLEIDRGEIFGFLGPNGAGKTTTMKIMVGLMKADKGDVRINGYSISKDYEQAMKNVGCIIENVTPFPYLTAYENMKLWGRFYDDVDDTRIDKSLEITGIIKYKNEKIKNYSLGMKQRLGIAIAILSNPNVVILDEPFNGLDVEGMVKMRELIIRLSKQYKTTFFISSHLVHDIELTCDKVGILYHGKLLNIDSTQNILKNYSSLENYYLSEVDLNGDA; encoded by the coding sequence TTGGATAAAGCAATTGTTATTGAAAATTTATCAAAAAAGTACAAAAATAATCGTGGAATACAGGACATTAATTTAGAAATTGATCGAGGAGAAATATTCGGTTTTTTAGGACCCAATGGTGCAGGTAAAACCACTACAATGAAAATTATGGTAGGTCTTATGAAGGCTGACAAAGGTGATGTTAGAATAAATGGCTATAGTATTTCAAAGGACTATGAACAAGCAATGAAAAACGTTGGCTGTATTATAGAGAATGTAACACCATTTCCTTATTTAACAGCTTATGAAAACATGAAATTATGGGGACGGTTTTATGACGATGTTGATGATACAAGAATCGATAAAAGCTTGGAGATTACAGGAATTATTAAATATAAGAATGAAAAAATAAAAAATTATTCCTTAGGAATGAAACAAAGACTTGGTATTGCTATTGCAATTTTATCCAATCCTAATGTTGTAATTCTGGACGAGCCCTTTAATGGATTAGATGTTGAGGGAATGGTTAAAATGAGGGAATTAATAATTCGCCTGTCAAAGCAGTACAAAACAACATTTTTTATATCTAGTCATTTAGTACATGATATAGAGCTTACATGTGATAAAGTTGGAATTTTATACCATGGAAAACTTTTAAATATTGATAGTACGCAAAACATTCTAAAAAACTATTCTTCTTTGGAAAACTATTATTTAAGTGAGGTTGATTTAAATGGAGATGCTTAA
- a CDS encoding DDE-type integrase/transposase/recombinase, producing MQERQIKQKHPRKIAQNREIINSNALWEVDIKYGYIHGEDRFFYIASFLDVYNRNIVEYHMGLSCTAEYITIILKRALMKRGLYDKNIDLVIRSDNGSQFVSHKFEDTCEELKLEHERIPFKTPNKNVHIESFHRLLENECLSRYEFESYAEAYKEVSEYMNSYNKVRIHGSIGYIPPIEFYQKTL from the coding sequence ATACAAGAAAGACAAATTAAACAAAAACATCCAAGGAAAATAGCTCAAAATAGAGAAATTATAAACTCTAATGCTCTTTGGGAAGTAGATATTAAATATGGTTATATCCATGGTGAAGATAGATTCTTCTATATAGCATCTTTTCTAGATGTATATAATAGAAATATAGTAGAATACCATATGGGATTATCATGTACTGCAGAATATATAACTATAATTCTTAAAAGAGCATTAATGAAGCGTGGTCTATATGATAAAAACATCGACTTAGTAATAAGATCAGATAATGGGTCTCAATTCGTTAGCCATAAGTTTGAAGATACCTGTGAAGAGTTAAAACTAGAGCATGAGAGAATACCCTTTAAGACTCCAAACAAAAATGTCCATATAGAATCTTTCCATAGATTACTAGAGAATGAATGTTTATCAAGGTACGAATTTGAAAGCTATGCTGAGGCATATAAAGAAGTTTCAGAATACATGAACTCATATAATAAAGTTAGAATTCATGGCTCAATAGGGTATATTCCTCCAATTGAATTCTATCAAAAAACCTTGTAA
- the tnpB gene encoding IS66 family insertion sequence element accessory protein TnpB (TnpB, as the term is used for proteins encoded by IS66 family insertion elements, is considered an accessory protein, since TnpC, encoded by a neighboring gene, is a DDE family transposase.), translating to MRKSIDGLSAIVSQNFKLNPFENVLFLFCGGRSDRMKALLWEGD from the coding sequence ATGAGGAAATCCATAGATGGACTTTCAGCCATAGTGTCTCAAAATTTTAAACTAAATCCATTCGAAAATGTATTATTCCTTTTTTGTGGAGGGAGAAGTGATAGAATGAAAGCACTCCTTTGGGAAGGTGATTGA
- a CDS encoding transposase — MNDNSLIKTLQDTIESQNKTIEVLKEELKKANENIEYLIKKLYGRKTEKTSAIDGQLVTGNI, encoded by the coding sequence ATGAATGATAACTCTTTAATAAAGACACTACAAGATACAATTGAATCCCAAAATAAAACCATAGAAGTCCTTAAAGAAGAATTAAAAAAGGCTAATGAAAATATTGAATACCTAATTAAAAAACTCTATGGAAGAAAGACAGAAAAAACTTCTGCCATAGATGGTCAGCTAGTAACAGGAAACATATGA
- a CDS encoding IS110 family transposase, producing MLKIVYPICCGIDVHKKFIVATIASTENNITTYKTKKFTTYTNDLLNFKKWLYDNNCYDICMESTGKYWIAVFNILKDSCSITLANPKYIKLYLVKKLTRKILSGLLICISMVL from the coding sequence ATGTTAAAAATAGTTTATCCTATTTGCTGTGGAATTGATGTCCACAAAAAATTTATTGTTGCTACCATTGCTTCCACTGAAAATAATATTACTACCTACAAAACTAAAAAATTTACTACTTACACTAATGATCTTCTCAACTTTAAAAAATGGTTATATGACAATAATTGTTATGATATATGTATGGAAAGCACTGGCAAGTACTGGATTGCCGTTTTTAACATCCTCAAAGATTCCTGTAGCATCACTTTAGCAAACCCTAAGTATATCAAGCTATACCTGGTAAAAAAACTGACAAGAAAGATTCTATCTGGATTGCTGATTTGCATAAGCATGGTCTTATAA
- a CDS encoding ABC transporter permease, translated as MEMLKAVYTNEIFKISKKKKITAALIFSALSVIVLAIVVYSLNNFTGIRVTGSSEFSIMVLTILSYSIFPLFTTFICIDMFAGEFADHTIKFTLTGPASRIKVFLGKIFTVATFIIGNLVFVMVLSVVASLFINKNIPNLFKIIISYIMAFMPIFIFSLVVILISNITKGTTSAFMLSIFIFLTFNGLGFAFPQIKSFLFTSTFDWYRLILGNYINFSKIIRIFLILLGYGIMLIAAGYYLFEKKDI; from the coding sequence ATGGAGATGCTTAAGGCGGTTTACACAAATGAAATATTTAAAATATCAAAAAAGAAAAAAATAACTGCAGCATTGATATTCTCGGCTCTATCTGTTATAGTGTTAGCAATTGTGGTGTATTCGTTAAATAACTTTACAGGAATACGTGTGACAGGAAGTTCAGAATTTTCAATAATGGTTTTGACGATTTTGAGTTATTCCATTTTCCCACTTTTTACTACATTTATTTGTATAGATATGTTTGCTGGTGAATTTGCTGATCATACAATTAAATTTACTCTCACAGGACCTGCATCAAGGATTAAAGTATTTTTGGGAAAAATCTTTACAGTTGCTACTTTTATAATTGGTAATCTAGTTTTTGTCATGGTTCTTTCAGTTGTTGCCTCATTATTTATAAATAAGAACATACCAAATCTTTTTAAGATAATAATATCTTATATTATGGCATTTATGCCAATTTTTATTTTTTCATTAGTGGTTATTTTGATTTCTAACATTACAAAAGGTACAACAAGTGCCTTTATGCTTTCTATTTTTATATTTCTGACTTTTAATGGATTAGGTTTTGCTTTTCCCCAAATTAAAAGTTTTTTATTTACATCTACTTTTGACTGGTACAGATTGATTTTAGGAAACTATATAAATTTTAGTAAGATTATTAGGATATTTCTAATTTTACTGGGTTACGGTATAATGTTAATTGCAGCGGGCTATTATTTATTTGAGAAAAAGGATATTTAG